The genomic region CCCGCCCCAGGAGGATGATTTCCGGATTTACTCGGCCCTGGTGATCGCCGAGATGGCGCGGGGAATCTCGCGCACCCTGACCTGGCTGCTGGTGTCCCTGGTGGTGCTCAGCCTGTCCATCGGCGGGGTGGTGCTGATGAACATCCTGCTGGTCTCGGTGGGCGAACGCACGCGCGAGATCGGTCTGCGCCGGGCCCTGGGGGCCAGCCGCCGCGACATATTCACCCAGTTTCTGACCGAGTCCCTGGCTGTGACCCTTTCCGGGATGATCCTGGGCAGCCTGATCGGCTGGGGCGTGTGCCTGGTGCTGGAGCGTCTGGCCGAGCGGATTAAGTTCAACGTGATGGTCTCCTGGGAGCCGTTCGTGCTGGGGGCGGTCACCGCTCTGGCCGTGGGGGTGATATTCGGGGTGCAGCCCGCCCTGCGCGCGGCGCGCCTCAACCCGTCGGAAGCCCTGCGATGAAGCTGTCACGCAACCTGATGCTGTCGCTCGACATCCTGGCCGCGCACCGGCTGCGGACTTTCCTGAGCGTGACCGGCATCGTGGCCGGGGTGGCGGCGGTGGTGGTGATGGTGTCGGTGGGACGGGGGGCGGAGAAAAAGATTCTGTCCATGATCGAGAGCATGGGCACCAACCTGCTGATAGTCAACGCCGGCCAGACCAAGATCGTGGCCGGCCGTCAGCGCCAGGTCGACATGGTGACCTCGCTCACCCCGGCCGATGCCGAGGCCATCCCGGCCGAATGCCCGTCAGTGGTGCGTGCCTCGGCGGTGATCAGCCGGCGGCTGGCCACGCGCTGGCAGACAGGGATCGTCAACACCACGGTGATCGGGATGAGCGCGGATGGGTTCGCGATCCGCAAGATAACTCTCGCCGCCGGACGGTTCTTCGATGACGGTGAGGGACGGGCCAGGCGGCGCGTGGCAGTGCTCGGACCGACCGCGGCGCGTAACCTGTTCGGCTCGCAGGACCCGCTGGGGCAGAGTTTCAGGATCGGCCGCGTGCCGTTCGAGGTGATCGGCCTGGCAGTGCCGCGCGGGATGGACATCAACGGGACGGACCTGGACGATGCGGTGATCGTGCCGCTGGAGACCGCCATGCTGCGGCTCTACTACGTCCCGTATCTTGAAAGCGTGTACGTGCAGGCCCGGGATGGCGGGCCGGCCCTGGCCGCGGCCGAGCGTGAGATCGCCGACTTGTTGCGCGCACGGCACCGTCTGCGCGCCCGGCCGGATGATTTCACGATCCAGAACCAGGCCACGCTACTGACCACCCAGCGTGACACCACCCGCTCGCTGACTCTTCTGACTGGAAGCGTGGCCGCCATTTCGCTGCTGGTAGGCGGGGTGGGGATCCTGGCGGTCATGTTGATCTCGGTGCGTGAGCGACGGCGCGAGATCGGCCTGCGGCGCGCGGTGGGAGCGCTGCGCACCGACATCCGCAACCAGTTCCTGCTCGAGAGCGCGCTGGTCGCCTGCGGCGGCGGGTCGATCGGGATTGTCCTGGGAATGATTATCGCATTGATCGTATCGCTGGCCGGACTGCGCGCGGTTTCGCTTTCCTGGGGCGCGGCGGCGCTCGGGTTCGTGTTCTCGGCCTCGGTCGGACT from bacterium harbors:
- a CDS encoding ABC transporter permease produces the protein MKLSRNLMLSLDILAAHRLRTFLSVTGIVAGVAAVVVMVSVGRGAEKKILSMIESMGTNLLIVNAGQTKIVAGRQRQVDMVTSLTPADAEAIPAECPSVVRASAVISRRLATRWQTGIVNTTVIGMSADGFAIRKITLAAGRFFDDGEGRARRRVAVLGPTAARNLFGSQDPLGQSFRIGRVPFEVIGLAVPRGMDINGTDLDDAVIVPLETAMLRLYYVPYLESVYVQARDGGPALAAAEREIADLLRARHRLRARPDDFTIQNQATLLTTQRDTTRSLTLLTGSVAAISLLVGGVGILAVMLISVRERRREIGLRRAVGALRTDIRNQFLLESALVACGGGSIGIVLGMIIALIVSLAGLRAVSLSWGAAALGFVFSASVGLIFGIYPAVRAAALEPITALRAE